From Patescibacteria group bacterium:
TATCTTCTAAGCTTAGTGCTCCGTGGCCTCTAACGGGGTCAAACCATTTTATGCTATACTCCACTCTAATGACTGAGAAAAACATGCACTATATTGAAGGAACCCTNNNNNNNNNNNNNNNNNNNNNNNNNNNNNNNNNNNNNNNNNNNNNNNNNNNNNNNNNNNNNNNNNNNNNNNNNNNNNNNNNNNNNNNNNNNNNNNNNNNNTGCTATACTCCACTCTAATGACTGAGAAAAACATGCACTATATTGAAGGAACCCTGCGTATCGGCGGCAAGGGCATGGGATATGTGGAAGCGGAAGGATTTGCCGACGGTATTGAAATTAACCCGACAGATCTCAACATGGCGCTCCATAGAGACCGCGTGCGCGTACTTCTCCTGCCTCAAGTGCCAGGAAAGCGCCAAAGCGGGGAAGTTGCTGAAATCCTCTTCCGCTATAAATTTAAATTCGTAGGAACCATCAAACAAGAAGACGGTATATCTTTTCTCGTGCCCGATGATCCTAAGATGTATGCCAACATCATCATCCCGTCAGATGAAGCACAGCGCGTAGGGCTCAATGAAAAAATATACGTAAAGATCACAACATGGAACGACCCAAAGATGAATCCGTTAGGTACCATTCTCTCCATACTCGGCACAAAAGGGGGCAATGATGTGGAGATGCGGGCAATCGTCCTTGAAAAAGGACTCTCTTCCGAATTCCCTATAGCGGTGGAAGAAGAAGCGAAACGTATTGACCGCCACGTAAGCGAAGAAGAAATAGCGAAGCGGCGCGACATGCGCACAGTGACCACGTTTACCATTGACCCCGTTGACGCAAAAGATTTTGACGACGCACTCTCCTATCGAGAATTGCAAAACGGCGATATTGAAGTCGGTATCCATATTGCCGACGTAAGCCACTACGTACGGCCGGGAACTAAAATTGACGCGGAAGCGGCCGAGCGCGCTACTTCCATATATCTCGTAGATCGCACCATTCCCATGTTGCCGGAAGTGCTCTCCAATGACGTGTGCAGTTTAAATCCGAGAGAGGACAAGCTGACCTTTTCCGCGATCTTCGTCTTTTCCAAAGAAGCGCTCCGGAACAACAAAATAGATATCGTGAGTGAGTGGTTTGGACGTACCGTGATCCATTCCGATAAACGCTTCTCGTATGAAGAGGCGCAGGAAGTACTGGATAAAAAAGAGGGACCCTACCACGCCGAACTGGAACAATTGAACGTGATGGCAAAACTCCTTCAAAAAGCGCGCTTTGAGAAGGGCGCCATCGCTTTTGAGAAGGATGAAGTGCGATTTGAACTTGATGAATTCGCGAGACCGATCGCCGTGCATGTAAAAGCGCGCATTGATACCAATAAGCTCATTGAAGATTTCATGCTTCTGGCAAACAGGCGTGTTGCTGAATTTATGTCCAAAAAAGACAAGAACGTCGAGCAGACATTCATCTATCGCGTCCACGATCTCCCGGACGCGGATAAAGTCAAAGAACTCGCCGCATTTTTGAAAACTATCGGGTACGAATTGAAGATAGGCCCAAAAGGCGTCACCTCAAGAGACATCAACAAGCTCCTCACCGATATCAAGGGAACCGAGGAGGAAGGTATGATACAAACCGCCACTATCCGCACTATGGCAAAAGCGGTGTACGCAACAAAAAACATCGGACATTTCGGGCTTTCGTTTGAACACTATACGCATTTCACCTCCCCTATTCGCCGCTATCCTGACACGATGGTGCATCGCCTGCTCGCGACATATTTGGAAGGA
This genomic window contains:
- the rnr gene encoding ribonuclease R, producing the protein MTEKNMHYIEGTLRIGGKGMGYVEAEGFADGIEINPTDLNMALHRDRVRVLLLPQVPGKRQSGEVAEILFRYKFKFVGTIKQEDGISFLVPDDPKMYANIIIPSDEAQRVGLNEKIYVKITTWNDPKMNPLGTILSILGTKGGNDVEMRAIVLEKGLSSEFPIAVEEEAKRIDRHVSEEEIAKRRDMRTVTTFTIDPVDAKDFDDALSYRELQNGDIEVGIHIADVSHYVRPGTKIDAEAAERATSIYLVDRTIPMLPEVLSNDVCSLNPREDKLTFSAIFVFSKEALRNNKIDIVSEWFGRTVIHSDKRFSYEEAQEVLDKKEGPYHAELEQLNVMAKLLQKARFEKGAIAFEKDEVRFELDEFARPIAVHVKARIDTNKLIEDFMLLANRRVAEFMSKKDKNVEQTFIYRVHDLPDADKVKELAAFLKTIGYELKIGPKGVTSRDINKLLTDIKGTEEEGMIQTATIRTMAKAVYATKNIGHFGLSFEHYTHFTSPIRRYPDTMVHRLLATYLEGKKVPKEALQQYEAASRYSSEREQTAAEAERGSIKYKQVEYMKDKVGQTFDGVISGVTKWGLYVEEKESRAEGLVHVKNMANDYYTLDEKTYSLKGVRSGKKYTLGDKVRIKILRADMEKRMLDYAL